In the Primulina eburnea isolate SZY01 chromosome 15, ASM2296580v1, whole genome shotgun sequence genome, GACGAGTCTCAAACATTCTTTTGAGGGTGTGATTTCAAATACAATTCTTTGGCTTGTATCAACAACCCACCCATATTTTAAACCTATCATTTTATTCTACAATTGCTCTTTTGCTCGTCATTGGAAGTGTATTTGTGATATAAATtagaataatatttaatttatcgcATCCACAAAAATTATACCAAAACATATATTATTTCACAAAAACTCATGTTAAGAGTCTCGGTAATCAATTTTATGAAACAGATCTCAAATCGACccaattcatgaaatttttttattgtttattttttaagaaGTTATCATCAAACTATAAGAGATACCCCAATTCCTTGGCTGGGAACCATTTTTGAGGAAAACAAAAGACAAGCGTGctcaacatatatattttaaggCAAATGTCTTTCCACGTCTTCCATTACCATTAGTCAAGGTGGGAAGTTCACTAAAAACCAACGACTTTTGGAATTATTTTCtactcattattattattatttttgctaTATCATAAAATACTTTATGTAAGCATCTAATCGATATTACGAATTCCTGGGTAGGCAAGAGGGACCCAAAAAGAACTTGCAAACCTATTAAAGCTTTCATGATTATAAGAATTTTCAAAGAGTTGAACCCATCCAAAggaaaaaagggaaaaaaaattaaaattacaaaaatccTTTCCCTCGCACATGGCTGGTGAATGGAATACAATTTCTCTAGGTTACGACGTAATGGGACACAGCGGCAACGATAGATCGAGCACATAGGGTTCTGCATAAAATGCTGTACAAGTGCattcatttctcattttttTCGGTTGCCACAATCTGAAAACGTAGATCTAATTTTATGTTACATTAGACTAAAAGCTGAAAACTGCGCGATTAAGCATTCGAAAACAGATGTCACTGAATCATATAATACAGCACAAAACATCAACTGACGTGGTGACCGAAATAAAGGCGAGAGGAATGTAAAAAGTGGTGGAGACAGATTTTACTAAATCGCTATATTTAATGAAAAAAGCTAATGTATGACCGGGGAAAGTATTGAGATGGACAACATACATGGAGGACCAAGCACGAAGAAAAGCAAGGAGCTGGATTTGTCTCACTGTTCAGAACAGTCAATAACACCTTCTCAATCCAGACCAATGTGTAGCGATGGCCCATGCCTGATTTACGTTATATTGTTCAAGATTTCTCATGCCTCCGAGTCTAACAAATCATCACAAAGTCACAAAAAACATCAGGCATGTTTTGCAAACTTTTTGCAGTTAGCGATTGAAAGGTGTCCTCATTCTGTTGAACTGTTCTGCAGCAGCAATAGATTTACAAATTTAATCACTAGCTTGATTGAATCATGCCAAGTACTTGAACAAGTTGGGGTTTTCCTTGTCTCTTTCCAGATAGTCACGAGTgatcaaatcttcaatcctcttCTTGATTGCTTTAACATCAGGCTTTGAAGTTACATTTCAGCTACGTCAGCATCTAagcaggaaaaaaatatatccaACCGAAATTAATGTACACTTCAAGGGCAGAGGGTACCTTAAACATACGACCCAATTGCTCAACACACTCCATAACCAATTGCTGATATCCCAAAACTTTCCTACTCTTCATGATACGCACAATTGAGGCATCAATGGCATATCGTCTGTCCTTGTCAACATCCTCGATGACCTTCTTCTTCTCATCAACTGGAGGGAGAGGGATCTACATTCAAATGAAAGCAGTGAGAGAGTCAGGTAGAAATAAATCTGCTAAAAATTTCTCCGCATTTCTTCTCATCTTCTACAAGTTCTACTCTATCTAGCATAGGGATAATGCATGAGAAAATTACCTTAATCCTTCTCATTTTGTCAGTGAACTTTGAATTAAACTCAAAAACATCAGTCTGAGAAATAGTTTTGGTGTTTGGCTCCTTGTTCAGAATCCTATATTTGGCACATGAAAGAGAATGAAGCAGCCTAACAACATCATCGTCCGACAGGTTCAACTGATTCATGATTTCATGGTAACTCAATCTATCTGAGGCATTGAACAGAAGCAACGCAGCAGCCTAGATAAAGGAACACAGTTCCTAATCAATACCATATCCGAAAAAGAAATCATGAATAAATGTGATATGATCTTGGTGCTGGGACAAAACCTGATAGGTTGTCACGATCAGCTCTATTGTCTTAGGTTCAAACTTTCCATTGATGTTACAAGTACCCAGAGAATATATCCACGTAAGTTTTCGATGCTTCGTTTTTGTCTGGTAGAACTCTCTAAATACTTCCACACACTTCACCTAACACAAGTTTTTCAAAGCAATAATCAAAAGAAAGTGGTATGATAACTTTGAAAACAAATAAGATACAGCCTAATGCAATGTACCATCTCAGCTGGAAGGTTAAGATCAAAGGACTTGTAACTTGGCCAGAAACCAGTAGTGAGTACAGTCACTGTTAAGTCAATCCCTGGATTAACATTTAAATTATTGCTGAGATATTCCTCAAAGCTGGTTTGATTTTCCCTTGCTAGTGTCAAATCCGTGACCTGGTATGGATGCAATGGAAGGAAATATAATGATGTCCTAAGTTGATTCACAATAGGTAACACCAGTCAACAAATCAGCAACAAGCAAGCTCACCATCCCCTCCATTTTTGATGTAAACTGACCACCACATTGCTGTTTCAACTTTGTCAGTATACTTCTCTCATGCTCATCATTAGCACTTTTATCAAATAATAGCCGCCGTGCAAGCTTTTTCCTATTGAAAGAAGCCATTGAAAGATTAAAGTATGTCACATCATGAATGACTAAACACCAACTAACCAGTTAGTTACAAAAATCACCTATAGAATTCAGCAAATAAATCCTTATCACTGATATAAGCAAGCAATTTCACAACCTGCAAGAAGATTAGAGCCTCAATCATGGGCAAACAAATGTTAAAAGTGAGAGTGTAATATACATAATACATACCTTCTCCAGTGTTTCTTCAATAGCTTCATCGCTCAATTTTTCACTACCACCCTTTTTGAGAATGTTATCACAGAATGTCGCCAGGAGTTCTGCGCTGGAACTCCCAGCAACACCTTTGTTGCAAAAGACTTCAAAGGCCTCTTTAAGAGCCTAGAGAGAATAAACAAAAATGGGAAGGTTGTATAATACCTACTGCCTCTTCTT is a window encoding:
- the LOC140813527 gene encoding cullin-1-like codes for the protein MSMNQRNIIDLEQGWDIMQKGITKLIKILEGLPEPQFSSEDYMTLYTTIYNMCTQKPPHDYSQPLYEKYKEAFEAYITSTVLPALREKHDEFMLRELVNRWLNHKIMVRWLSRFFYYLDRYFIARRSLPALKEVGLTCFRDMVYSEVNGKVRDAVISLIDQEREGEQIDRALLKNVVDIFVEIGMGQMNEYENDFEAAMLNDSAAYYSRKASTWIVDDSCPDYMLKAEECLKREKDRVLHYLHSSSETKLLEKVQNELLSVYATLLLEKENSGCHALLRDDKVEDLSRMYRLFSKVPRGLEPVANIFKQHVTAEGTALVKQAEDAASNKKAEKKDVVGLQEQIFVRRVIELHDKFMAYVNDCFLNHTLFHKALKEAFEVFCNKGVAGSSSAELLATFCDNILKKGGSEKLSDEAIEETLEKVVKLLAYISDKDLFAEFYRKKLARRLLFDKSANDEHERSILTKLKQQCGGQFTSKMEGMVTDLTLARENQTSFEEYLSNNLNVNPGIDLTVTVLTTGFWPSYKSFDLNLPAEMVKCVEVFREFYQTKTKHRKLTWIYSLGTCNINGKFEPKTIELIVTTYQAAALLLFNASDRLSYHEIMNQLNLSDDDVVRLLHSLSCAKYRILNKEPNTKTISQTDVFEFNSKFTDKMRRIKIPLPPVDEKKKVIEDVDKDRRYAIDASIVRIMKSRKVLGYQQLVMECVEQLGRMFKPDVKAIKKRIEDLITRDYLERDKENPNLFKYLA